Genomic segment of Nitrosopumilaceae archaeon AB1(1):
AGATACAAATAATTATGAATAGTGGCTCTAGAGCAAACAAAACAGGCGGAAAATTAGAAAATACAATTGAATCTACATTAACAAACTATACAAAAATCGATAGAACCCAATTTTTGACGACATATATGAAAGCAGATGCACCAATTTATTCAAGACAAGTTCACATAGGGGATAGTATTTACAATACAAAATTATTTTGCGATTTTATATTATATCACCCGAAAAAACACCCACATTGTCTAGTCATAGAGAGTAAATGGCAGCAGACAGCAGGTAGTGTGGATGAGAAATATCCATATCTAGTTGAAAACATAAACAAACTCCCATACAAGACACTAATTGTAATTGATGGTGGAGGATACAAAAAAGGGGCAGAGGAGTGGTTACGTAAACAACAAAATGATAAACTACAAGTCATGAATATAGTAGAATTTCTAAAATGGACAAATAATGATAATATTTAGTTAGATTTTTCATATTTTTATGGTTCTGAATTATCTTTCAACCTTGCAATCTCTGATACATTTGGTTAGAAAATATATCAGAATAGGGAATAGTGGTAATATTAGAAGAAATTGTAACAATGGGATAGACAGAATATAAGCGGTATGAAAAAATGTTTCAGCAATCGCAGTAAGTAATTGGAGAGATAATATGCTAAATAGTATCGCCTTTAGTAAAATATTTTGACGAATTTTTTTGAATAGTAATGGAATAGCGAATAGAATAAACGAGAAAGATCCTCCCCATAGGTAAAAAATATTTTTATAAATTATGTCAGGGCAGAAAACACTTGCAAATTCAATTGGAAAATTATCCAGATTCAAGGTATAGTCACTACCATCAGCAACACATGCGATGATATGTCCCAATTCATGTGTTAGAATAGATATGAATAATAGAGGAAGTATGATTATAACATACAAAAAGATAAAACGGAATGGTGTCATGTTAATATACAATATGTTTGGTAGTAAAATAAATTTTTATAGAACACATACTTTATTCCCAGTCCTCAAGGCTGCCGGCATGCTCACCTTCAGTACTTCCAGAATAATCAGATAGAATGTCAGAGTATTTTGGGTCATTGTGTGCAATGTATTTTACATAATCACCATACGACATACGAGTATCGCAGTTAGCGCATGTAACCATACTAAAATCGGATTCTAATTGTGCATCTTTTTTGCATTTCGCACATACTATCTTCATAAATTTGCAAGGGTTGTTGTTTTTAATATTACTTTATATTCACAAATCTGAGAGTTTTCAAATTATTCACAAATAGAAATAAAAACATGGTTAAATCTGTAAATTTATGGCACGAGTGTGTACCAAATGTAAATCAGACATACCAGATTCTGATGAATTGAATCCTATAACTGAGAAATACCCATGCTGTAACAAGTGTTGGGAAGAGTGGAAAGAATACAAAGTAATGGTAATTAATGAAATGCGATTAGATATGTCAATGTCAGATCACCGTAAAGTAATTAAAAAACATGAAAAAGTATTCGTTGGTGTATTATCACCAGAAGGGGATATCATAGATTATGGTAATGAGGATAATAGAAATCCAGAAGAACCATCAGGTTAAAGCCCAATCATACGAAATATAGATTCAGGAGCAAGTTGAATTAGGATCTTTTTTTGAGATTCATTTAATGTGTTTACAATATTTTTAAAAGTTTTAGATAGAATATTTTGTTCTTGTTTAGTTAGTGACAAAAAAACCCCAAGCAAACCATCATAATTAAAATTGATTGCAACATCAGGACGTTTGCATATCTCAAATACATATCTTGAAAATATATCGTGACGTTGATTCTCCGGTAGTGTAGCAGATACTTCAAGCCAAGTTTTGAATAAACTACTAAATGTATGAAAAGGAATAGTACATCCTAC
This window contains:
- a CDS encoding Fe(2+)-trafficking protein, whose protein sequence is MARVCTKCKSDIPDSDELNPITEKYPCCNKCWEEWKEYKVMVINEMRLDMSMSDHRKVIKKHEKVFVGVLSPEGDIIDYGNEDNRNPEEPSG
- a CDS encoding DpnII family type II restriction endonuclease — its product is MIIILLKIRVCIIGVFHKYNSQIQIIMNSGSRANKTGGKLENTIESTLTNYTKIDRTQFLTTYMKADAPIYSRQVHIGDSIYNTKLFCDFILYHPKKHPHCLVIESKWQQTAGSVDEKYPYLVENINKLPYKTLIVIDGGGYKKGAEEWLRKQQNDKLQVMNIVEFLKWTNNDNI